In the genome of Mucisphaera calidilacus, one region contains:
- a CDS encoding SulP family inorganic anion transporter, translated as MTSQLLKLLAPATQAFRDTNPGTLRADALAGLTVAVVAVPQSMAYAAIAGVPLQYGLYTVIFQAALGGLFASQKHLSVGPINTQSLLVASTVTLAMRQLGDVPAEQIPALYLQLVFALTILKGCCQLLMATLSLGALARYVSSAVVVGFTAGAAILIAAGQIGNFLGVAASARSSADWPGIVGVFQRLLPNITDVSTGSVVLGLLALGIVLGARMISRFVPGPLLAIVATASAVALLGYTHEQVRLVAPIPAGLDQFRFVIPWEGLQHTQVLLGGALALSLLGLMEAYSIGKSLAEKSGDQVRANQELFGQGLTNLVTGFLQCIPGSGSFSRSALNQYAGAKTAISSLFNALFVLIILLIGADYARYIPLSCLAAILFVIVYGLIDWRTILKLCRSSRADAAVCLGTLLFTLLLPLSYAVLIGVFLNLALYVRRTSQLHINEMVTPDAATGHFIERPLREHTTDQHVIFLQVEGDLFFGHADELHDRLTGIEKNQPGAIVFRLKRTRSMDSTVLAVFERYVERVRERGGHVVLCGVRPEMMKLFQSYGLAQRIGQDNIFEAGDGIFASAKRAIRRASLLTAGRGDVEAGRAKVWAYEI; from the coding sequence GTGACCAGCCAACTCCTCAAACTCCTCGCGCCCGCGACGCAGGCCTTCCGCGACACGAATCCGGGCACGCTCCGCGCCGATGCTCTCGCCGGGCTTACGGTTGCTGTGGTCGCGGTGCCGCAGTCGATGGCGTACGCGGCGATCGCCGGCGTGCCGCTGCAGTACGGTCTGTACACGGTCATTTTCCAGGCGGCGCTGGGTGGTTTGTTTGCTTCCCAGAAGCATCTCTCGGTCGGGCCCATCAACACGCAGTCTCTCCTCGTCGCTTCGACCGTGACCCTCGCCATGCGTCAGTTGGGGGACGTTCCCGCTGAGCAGATCCCGGCCCTCTATCTTCAGCTCGTCTTCGCGCTCACGATTCTCAAGGGGTGCTGTCAGCTGCTCATGGCGACGCTGAGTCTGGGTGCTCTTGCTCGTTACGTCAGTTCCGCTGTCGTCGTGGGATTCACTGCGGGGGCTGCGATCCTGATCGCTGCGGGGCAGATCGGGAACTTTCTGGGCGTGGCGGCCTCGGCGCGGTCCAGTGCTGACTGGCCCGGGATCGTGGGCGTCTTCCAGCGGCTGCTGCCCAACATCACGGATGTCAGCACCGGGTCCGTTGTGCTCGGGCTTCTTGCGCTCGGCATCGTCCTTGGCGCGCGCATGATCTCTCGTTTTGTGCCCGGTCCGCTGCTCGCGATTGTTGCGACCGCCTCTGCCGTCGCGTTGCTTGGGTACACCCACGAGCAGGTCCGGCTCGTTGCGCCGATTCCTGCGGGACTTGACCAGTTCCGGTTCGTCATCCCCTGGGAGGGGCTTCAGCACACGCAGGTGCTTCTGGGCGGGGCGCTCGCGTTGTCTCTGCTGGGCCTTATGGAGGCTTATTCGATCGGCAAGTCACTCGCCGAGAAGTCAGGCGACCAGGTTCGTGCGAATCAGGAGCTTTTTGGTCAGGGGCTGACCAACCTTGTCACCGGCTTCCTCCAGTGCATTCCGGGCTCGGGCAGTTTTTCGCGTTCCGCCCTCAACCAGTACGCCGGGGCCAAGACGGCCATCTCCAGTCTTTTTAATGCGCTGTTTGTTCTCATCATCCTTCTCATCGGTGCGGATTACGCGCGTTACATCCCCCTGTCCTGTCTTGCCGCCATCCTCTTTGTGATCGTTTACGGCCTGATTGACTGGCGAACCATCCTCAAGCTCTGCCGCAGCAGTCGTGCCGACGCGGCGGTCTGTCTTGGCACGCTTCTTTTTACGCTCCTGCTCCCGCTCTCGTATGCCGTGCTCATCGGCGTCTTCCTCAATCTCGCTTTGTATGTACGGCGAACCAGCCAGCTGCACATCAACGAGATGGTCACTCCGGACGCGGCGACGGGGCACTTCATCGAGCGTCCTCTGCGCGAGCACACCACGGACCAGCACGTCATTTTTCTCCAGGTCGAAGGCGACTTGTTCTTCGGGCACGCCGACGAGTTGCACGACCGACTCACCGGCATCGAGAAGAACCAGCCCGGCGCGATCGTGTTTCGGCTCAAGCGCACGCGCAGCATGGACTCGACGGTTCTCGCCGTCTTCGAGCGCTACGTGGAGCGCGTCCGGGAGCGAGGCGGGCACGTCGTGCTCTGTGGCGTACGGCCGGAGATGATGAAGCTGTTCCAGAGCTATGGTCTGGCCCAGCGCATCGGGCAGGACAATATCTTCGAGGCCGGCGACGGCATCTTCGCGAGCGCCAAGCGTGCGATCCGGCGGGCCAGCCTGCTGACCGCGGGCCGGGGTGATGTTGAGGCCGGGCGGGCGAAGGTCTGGGCTTATGAGATCTGA